The Candidatus Hydrogenedentota bacterium nucleotide sequence GCTCGCCCGCCGCCACGCCGTCCAACACCTCCACCATCACCCCGTCGCGGACGCCCAGGCGCACATTGCGCTTCTGAAAGCTCTCCCCCTCCAGCATCACATAGACCGTCGCGATGCCGTTCTCGTCCACCACCGCCGAGACCGGTATCCGGACGGCGTCCTCCACGCCCCGCCCGTCCGCCCAAACACTGAGCGACATGCCCACGGCAAGTCTTCCCTCCGCGTTGTCCAGATGGAAAAACAGCGGCGCCGTGCGCGTCTCCGGGTCTACCTTGGGCGCCATCCACGGTTCGGGCGCGCCCGCCGCCGGAACAACAGCCCGCAGCACCCCCCCTTCGCCGGGCAGCTCCAGCATGCCCGACGGCGGGTTCGCCAGCGCGGGAATCAGGGACTCCGGCGCGTGCGCCTCGACCAGCACGGTGCCCGCCCCGGTGATGGTGAGCACAGGCGCGCCCGCGTCCACCAGCGTGCCCGGTCCGGCGTGAACCTGTGTCACTCGGCCGGTAATCGGGACGGAAACCACAGGGCGTGTCTCCGGTGGGGCCGGGGGCGCCGGGGCGCCGACACCCGACCGGGCCGCGCGGACACTCTCCGCCACACGCTCCGCCGCGCGGAGCATGGCGCGCGCCTCGTCAAGCGCGCTCCTGGCCGCGTCCACATCGCGCTGGGACCCCGCCCGCGCATCGAGAAGGTCCGCCGCGCGTTTCAGGGCGCGCTCGTGCTGCGCCACCAGCGCCCGCGCGCGGTCCGCCTCTCCGGCGGCCTCCGCCGCCCGCGTGTCGAGGTCCACCGTGAGAGACTGGCGGCCCTGGGTGTTCGCGTCGCGGGCAAGGGACTCCGCGCTCATCGCGGCGGTGTCCACCCATGCCAGCGGCTGTCCGGCCTCCACCGCATCGCCAATCCGGGGAAAGGACGACATGCCCTCCGTCCTCAGCACGCCCCCCAGGGGCGCCGCCGCCATGTTCTGCGTGTCGGGAGTGGGCACAACCCAGGCCGCCAAGCGGTGCCGCTCCACGACTGGACCCCGGTCTGCGGGAACTGTGACCACGGGCACCACCCACTGCTGCTCTTTGGTGAAAGAAATGGTGTTGGCCGGGCCCTCCTCATGCCCGTGGTCACGCTCACCGCCGGGACTTTGAACATCCAAGCCCTCCATCACGATTGTTTGCGCGCCGTCCTCCACGGAGACATCCAGGGCAATACGCCACTCGCCCGCCGTGGCGAATGCCGGGGATATGGTGTAAATGCCGGAACGCCTCGGTGCGGCCTCCCCGGAAAACTCCGGACCGCCCCCGGCGGGGGCGGCACGGAAAGACACCTTTTCGGTCACGGGGAGACCGGTCCGCACATGGGTCAGGTGGAGGAGAAAGTCCTGCGGGGCACCCGTTTCCAGGGGAGGGAACTCAGTGAACAACTCCAAGTCATCCGTCCAGACACTGAGCGACTCATTGCCCTCGCCGTGGCCATGGTCGTGGGCTTCGGCACCGCCGCCATGTCCATGATCATGGGCGCCCGCCTGCTGTTTGGGAAGGCTGCACCCGGCCGCCAATGCAACGCAAAACAATATGGCCGCGGCGGCAGCCCGTTTTTGTTTCAGGAAAATTACCCGAATCATCATGAATCTATCCTTTTCCGCCCGCAAAACGCACGGGCACACTTCGCATGCTTATGGGAATCAACCGAAGCGGAAAAGGCTCAGATAAGGAGGGGCAGGTGGAACCCCGCCACGGCGGGGGAGGAAGGCGGGGCAAAACGCATTGCCATAGCCCTGGACGGGCCGGCGTGGTCCGCATCAAGGGCGGGCAAGAAGACGCAGGGCGCATTAGAATCCGGGAAAAGCGCGCCCGGACCCTCCGGCGCGGAATCGTCCGTCACCCGCGCCAGAACAGGGGCGGGCCGCTCGAAATGAAACCGGCCATGATGATGACTGCCGTCCCCGCAAATGGCCCCGTGGTCCGGACAATGGTCACACGACGTATTTGTGTGCGCGTGCAGGGAGCAGGGGCACATGGGATGGGAAACAATTCCCTGGTCCGGGTCGTGGGTGTGGTCATGAAAACAGAGGCCGAAAGTTTCCAACGAAAAACACAGGGCAAGCGCCGCCATCAGCGCCCTTGCCAGATGGCCATGCCGTGACAATGTGTTTTGAAATCTCAGAAACACCGTCTGTCGCCTCGATTTCCTTTATTTCCTCTAAGATCCGTTAATTCAGGGAAACAACCTCGGCGGCGCAAGCGTTCCCCTCAGGGCAGCGCCCTGGGGTTGTCCATT carries:
- a CDS encoding efflux RND transporter periplasmic adaptor subunit yields the protein MMIRVIFLKQKRAAAAAILFCVALAAGCSLPKQQAGAHDHGHGGGAEAHDHGHGEGNESLSVWTDDLELFTEFPPLETGAPQDFLLHLTHVRTGLPVTEKVSFRAAPAGGGPEFSGEAAPRRSGIYTISPAFATAGEWRIALDVSVEDGAQTIVMEGLDVQSPGGERDHGHEEGPANTISFTKEQQWVVPVVTVPADRGPVVERHRLAAWVVPTPDTQNMAAAPLGGVLRTEGMSSFPRIGDAVEAGQPLAWVDTAAMSAESLARDANTQGRQSLTVDLDTRAAEAAGEADRARALVAQHERALKRAADLLDARAGSQRDVDAARSALDEARAMLRAAERVAESVRAARSGVGAPAPPAPPETRPVVSVPITGRVTQVHAGPGTLVDAGAPVLTITGAGTVLVEAHAPESLIPALANPPSGMLELPGEGGVLRAVVPAAGAPEPWMAPKVDPETRTAPLFFHLDNAEGRLAVGMSLSVWADGRGVEDAVRIPVSAVVDENGIATVYVMLEGESFQKRNVRLGVRDGVMVEVLDGVAAGERVVSQGAYLVRLASVAGSGLGSAHVH